Within the Sarcophilus harrisii chromosome 2, mSarHar1.11, whole genome shotgun sequence genome, the region ATTCCAGCTACTGAACAAAGACAGCTTGAAGTTCTCTGCTCACAAGTTCAACCTTGCCAGACTGGAACTATTCTCAGCAGGTACAAATAcaggattctttttttaagatatttaCAGACATTAGTCTTAAACTCCCTAAATACTTAGACTAGAAATCCTAATTATGCAAattctttgcttatatttatcaAACAAGATAACAACCATAAAGTCCCTGCAGATGAATTACATTTTTATGATGCTTCATGGCCCAAAAGAAAATATGGTTTATTCTTTTCTATAACAAGTACTCTCTTTTACACAGCTTCTACACTATTACCTATTtctgtattatttaatattgatttcaAGCTTAGAAatgattcatttaaataaatcataATCCTAAAGGTGGTAATggtattgaattaatttttttaattgcaaagtCACTGTTGTTCCTAGCAATAACTACTTAAATTTCAGAAATCTTCCACTAAATTTTTTGCATAAACTTTCAAAGGTCACATAAGGAGGATGGAAGAGaatgaattcatatttttttctatacacCTTCAGGGTAAAAGTCAGTTCACATCAACAAGACATTAAGTGAAAACTAACAAAACTTTAATGGATTCTAAttcttctaaaaagaaaagaaagaaatatgtaatCTTACAATGTACAAAAATCTTTCACCAAGGTTCTGTGCATTTTTTTGGTAATGAAACTACAAATACCTTATGTATTTCAAAACGAGATAttcatttctagtttttcttctaGATTTCGAGAAGTTTTAGCAGAAAATGACGTTTTACCATGGGAAATAGTCTATATCTTCAAGCAAGTACTAAGAGATTTTCTAACCAATGCAGAAAAGCAAAGTCAACAAGAGGAACTGGGAAACACACAGAATACAAATTGCTCTGTCTACTTTGGAGTTCTAGGTGAAGGTAATtcagataaagaagaaattccTACTATTTCAAGTTACATTgataaaaacaccaaaaatatgTTCCCTACATTCTCACAGAGAATATGGAATCTGCCATATTACTATCAATCAACTTAAGttactcatcatcatcatcataagtATTTATCTGAACTCACAACATGAAGTATAGCTTAGGAATAAGAAAATGTGGTGATTCGTTTCTCTTTGTTACAAGATTAAAAGTCTACAATTCTTATGGATGTCcttatattttctataattaaaattatacttaGTTACTGTACCAAAAAATGTAAAGTTTAACTAAAGTGTAAATGGTGCCTCTTTTAAGTAAATGTTTGaaatatttccttgttttttttttttaccataccTCTAGCATATGttacaaaaaacaaactaattttatgtatttaaaatgtaaacaacACTTTGTAAAGTATGGATAGcaaggacaattttttaaaaaatatttatataaagaagCTCCTTGTAGAATAAAGTGAATGGTTTAAAGTTATCTATTGTACTCACAACATAACAATGGTCAGAAACACAGGCAGAATcctaaaatacatatataatctccagattaactggaaaaaaatagaattggatttTAACCACATTAATAGTTGGTAGTTCTCCTGGAACAAAAATAATACATCATTTTACTACATATAAACTTGCTTCTCAGtgcaaataaaatgtgaaaataaccTAACGACGTTTAAGATTATAATTTAGGAATTCATAATAATttgatgaaagaatgaaaaaatgaatcttAACCATTCAAGAAATATGAAGTAAATAAAGTGAATAAGTCAGTAAATAAGTGAAACAAACGAAAATTTGAATTCTGTCTTTAAATAAACatatgaacaaaaaagaattaaattccaaaattaaaacctctgtacagagaggaaaaaatgcaCAGGTTCTAAAGTTTCTCcccttaaaaactttttttttaaattatttggttttgcttgaatTAAATCTCAAATGCAGTAATATCAAGAAATGTGTCTACAAGGACAGGCcttaaaaatcaagatgactcTCATATAAATAAATCCATCTATGGATCCAAATAAACCccccaaaattcttttttaatatcttttctctcttccccttgtATTGGTTATTTATGACATCTCTTTCTGGAGTAAAGTCTTTGAGAAAAACAAAGGTCTGTGGCCTTTTGATGCAAGTCTCTGAAAAAGGAACTATCTTAAGATAGGCACATTTACTCTACTTTTCtacatttccatttcctcatctatatataaaataaggggtTGGATTAAAGTCTCAGTTCCTTCCCAGCTCcagaatgaagaagaggaagaatgtaGCAGCATTTAAGAGTGCATGGGCGCAAAACAAACATTGAAGACTCAAGTCTGTTCTGAGAACTCTATCTATGTAATGGCCCATTCTCTGTGCCATTCCAGACAAAAAGTGCTCTAAATGAATCCTGACCCACAAGCCTGCTCCCTGAGGAGTTTTTCATGGTATCTACTGAGAGGAAAAACAGCAATTCAGAGATACAGAAATTATTAAATAAGAGTTCTATCAATCAATGCTTTTCTAATCCCTAGATCAGAAACAAGATCTTTTTTAAATTACCTATATTCACTCTCACTTGATAAAACTTAAGACCATAAAAATGAGACAGACTTAGTCTTCATAAAAATTTCTGCCTTGGGCCCAGTAAAGGtagagaatgataaaaaaaagatcaataaatagaAGTTGTAAAGAAACTTGATTGGGCTTAAAGGCTAACCTTCCTAATAACTAAAAGTGAAATGAGTTTCTTCCCTAAGTACTGTGTTCTGTGTTACTAAAGGTCTTGGTAAGAAAATACGAAGAATCATTACTTAAAAGAAATCTCCTTTATGACATATATCCCTAACAAGGtagagtttggactagatgatctttgaagCTCCTCAAACTCAAGAATCTGTAATTACAATTCTATTCACTAACACCAGAATAGTTATTTTGAACTAACTACCATTTAGCGTTATAGTTATAGAGATGGATCAGGGGAGTTCCTGGTTAACAAATCAATTGATTTTGTATTGATTCTGCATTTCCTCTAGCACTTAGTGCAGTATTCTTTACATAgtaatgcttaataaaagttCAGTGATGGTAAACTCCTTGACAATCATGcaaaaagtcaaatctaaactagaattaaaattaaatttttgctaATCAAAATGTATGATTGAATGTAAAAtgaacaatgaaataattttctcagaatatcaaaacttttcaaaaaacTAACGAATGAATAAGATAATCAAGGTATAATTATAGCTATGTGCTCCTGCCTAAAATTTTcaggggaaataaaaaagaattgattatCTAGGAAAGTGCTGTCTTAGACAAATTTTCACAAGAGATGTATTTCTCATACTTCAGGCATTCTAAAGGAGAGCATGCTTATTTCTTTAAGCACGCTCTAATGCAGCAGCTCTTGTTTTTTCAGCTTAAAGAAATCTTTTATGCTTGTGGTAAAatcctcaaattatttttatgcctATTAACAAATAACatatgattcattttttaaagcagacTTGGTGTGTTTCACATTTCCTTGTATTTTGAGAAACAATGCTCTAAGGAGTAAAGCACCATATATccatttagcttttttttaaagttttatttaaatttttatataataactataCCTACAATTGATAAAGCAATCACTATCAAAAGGTGATGCTTATAAATAAATTGTTTGGGTCCAGGGTGAGAGTTGGGAAGGGAAGGGTGTTgtgatctatgatttcactgggaaacttccagtgaggaaactccctctacatATACAGAACTGCATTTCAATCTTATTAATAGAGAGAGATGCCTAGGGGCActgagaacttaagtgacttgactagaatCACAACAGCTAGTCAGTaactcagtcaataaacatataGAGGTGCCAGGCAATATGGGATACAATGAAGGggaaaatcttctcttctcttaatTCAATATGTAAACAATTTTGTTTAAGCAAAATACAGGCTAAACTGAAAATAATCAAAGAGGGAGCGTTGGAATTAACAGAAACCAAGAAAGAGTAATTCcaggaaaaagagattttaactgggacttgaatgaagccaggagacagaaatGAGTTAAGAGTATTCCACCTATGAgaaatagccagtgaaaatgcccagagttagGAAACTTGTGCAAAGCAGGGCAAAGAGGCCATTTTCATTGTAGGGTCAAGTATATGGGGGAAGTAGTTGGAGAAAGAGATTGGAGAGGTAGAAAGAGACCAGGGTtaggaaaggctttaaatgccaaacaggattATATATTTGAGATGACAGTTAATGAAGTTTACTAAATACATGGGTGAAGTGGGGGATGTAATGTGGGGAGATCCacgttttaggaagatcattttgacagctaaGTAAAGAACAGACTAGGGTGGGGAGAAACTTGTAATGGAGACCAACCAGCAGCCTACTGCAACAGTCTACGCACAAGGATGTGGAAGGCCTGCTCCAGGGTGGTAGCAGTATCAGAACAGAGAAAGCAGTCATGCTACAAAGATAAGCTCAACCTCAATTATCGATCAGATATTGGGAAGTTAGGGATAAGGGAGAGTGAGGAGCTCAAGATGATGAATATGTAAAGAGGCTGAATGGCTGGGACAGTGGTGGTACCCTCAATAGTAACAGGGAAGTCTGGACCAGGAAGGGTTTGGAGAATAAGATAACAAATTTGGTTTTAGACATGTGGAACTGAAGGCGTCTGTGGGACATCCAGTGTGAGATGTCCAATAGGCATTGGAGATGCAAGGCTAGGTAAACAACTGTGAGAAGCATCAGCATAGAGAtcataattgaatccatggaaacTGACAAGATTTCCAAGAAAAACAGttgaaaggaagtaaagaagaggTCCCAGGAGAGAGCCTTGGGTGATAGCCACACTTTGCAGGCTTAACCTgaataaagagacagaaaaacaatcaGATAGGTAGGAGGGAAAATAGGAGAGAGTAGTTTCGTGAAAACCTAGGAAGAAGCAAATATTCAAGAGGTATCAACAGTGTCAAAGTCTGCAGAAAGGTGAAGTATGAGGATTAAAAGGCCAGTAGATTTAAACATTTAAGAGACCATGCTGGTGAGAACAATCAGACTGAATGATGAAATCAGATTAGAGAgagttaaaaagaatgaaatatatctTGAAAGGAAGTGAAGACACCTATTATAGAAGTCCTAAAGGAGTTTATTCACAAAAGAGAGGAAATACGAGACAAAAGATGGCAGGGAAATGGAATAGAAACTTCCCATTCCCAGGAAATATCAGTGgcaaaagagcaaagaaaacagTAAATTCTTAAAAAGTCCTAATCTACCAGAAATCTGGCCCTTGGTTACACTTAATTAATGCCTTGGTTACACAATAATTTCCCATATCTCTTACTGCATTTTCCCCAACAGTtctgcaatagtttttttttgtttgtttgtttgtttgtttttggtgattAATGAGAAGGAAATTAGCATGGTTTCAATTAGATAAATGTTCTGTATagtttaaagcactatagaaacaTGACTTAATTCAACATAgtcaatatgtatatgtatgtacaagaCACTATAACTTGGCATTTAAGATATTAAgatgaaaaatatcaaaagacCCTGGACTCGAGATCTAACactataaaaggaaacaaaaacttaAATCCCAGCTACATAATACCTGTGTCTTCTTGGATGAGTCACTGCTACTCTTTGGACCTgagttttcccatctgtgaaaAAAAGTGATTAGACTACATGCAGCTTTAATTCCTTAGAAATAAGTGGGATGCCGGGTAAAATATGGTAAGAGCAACAAAAAGTCAAAGTGTTACTTGTCTTAATAGGATCACGGATTTAAAACTAAAGGTCCTTTGAGTCATCAAAtccaagctcctcattttacacatgaggaaacaaaggcccaGGGAGGCAAAGTGACATTTGTCCAAGATCAAAAAAGTAGTCAGGCAGTGACAAAGACAGTAATCTCACCCATGTGACTTCAAATTCTGAGTTCCATTATACTGACTTCTTTTCCTCTCAGTTAAATAGAATAGGCATGCCTCTAGTCTGGAAATAGCTCAAAAGGTAGCTGAACATTAGAAAGACATCACttttaattggagaaaataacatATGTAGTTTGAGAAGAAGAGTACAGGCAGTTGGGAATGGGGGGAAGATTAGCATTGATAGtataaaaaatagtatttgagCTGCACCTTGGACAAAGATGTTATGTCAGGTAAACATTTTAGgcatgggagatggaatgtcaagAATGAGCAAGAGTTGGAAATGGCCAATTTGGGTAGATTAAAAAGACTGTGAGATGGGGAATAAAATACATTGAGGGTTGAAAGACGGGTTGAGGCCAacttgtgaaaagctttaaaagataAAGAGAGTTTACATTTGATCCCAGAAataataggaaaccactggaatTTGAGTGGGAATGACAGTCAATTCTGTGTTCAAAATCACTTGGATGACAATAGAGAAGTGatgtcaaatttaaatagaatggGGGCTACTAAATCACCCATAAAGTTCCTGGCAGAAcatgagaaggggagagaaagagtgtgtgtgtgtgtgtgtgtacatctatGTTAAATGTGGCATGTGTCTAtactacatatttattttatttagtttgtttttattttattaaatatttccctactatattttaatttggttctagCAGCCCTTACTTTGACACCTTAGATAAAAAGAATGTATTAATTAGGGAGTAAAGAGAGACTACTACAGTAAACTAAGCCAGAGGTGATAAGGGCTTGAACTAAGATGGTAGTTGAATGACTCCAGAGGTCAGGAAGAAGAAATAGTATATGTAGAAACAGCAAGTTTTGGCAAATAACTGGAGGGAGTTGAATCAAGATCCTGAGGTAAGGAGAATGTTGATCTCTCTGATATAAATAGTTGTTTCTCATTACATTCTGTTTAAgaactcttctattttaaaaaaatacactccAAAAAATTTGCttattatcaattattatcaCTCTTTTCTGTGACTGGCAAATGCTAACACTCTTCACCAACCTCAGCAGGAATCAAATTCATTATGAGTAATCAAGTCAGAGAATCAGACCTCAAATTCAGCTCTAAAACATACAACTTCTG harbors:
- the RD3L gene encoding protein RD3-like, whose amino-acid sequence is MPLFSWMKWSKRESHKSTHYPGSDVVTKTLLRELTWHLKERERLIQEIENEQKVKKAGVDYNWPKNYQNPQATIPATEQRQLEVLCSQVQPCQTGTILSRFREVLAENDVLPWEIVYIFKQVLRDFLTNAEKQSQQEELGNTQNTNCSVYFGVLGEGNSDKEEIPTISSYIDKNTKNMFPTFSQRIWNLPYYYQST